One genomic window of Pungitius pungitius chromosome 11, fPunPun2.1, whole genome shotgun sequence includes the following:
- the smpdl3b gene encoding acid sphingomyelinase-like phosphodiesterase 3b, with translation MSTVRLLLSCLLLKEAATLAGNFWHITDLHWDPTYKVSEDPQRVCASSGTRPAANAGAFGDYACDSPWLLINSSVHAMKDILPDPDFIVWTGDDTPHVPNEDLGEEAVLHIISNLTNIINQLFPNTKVYPALGNHDYHPKSQLPAGPNHIYNRIAEMWQRWLDPKSRETFKTGGYFSEKLLNRTGFRMLVLNTNLYYKQNQVTLPLDDPAGQFAWADQVLKEAAINKEKVYIIGHVPPGVFEKKRSTPWFTPKFNKLYLDLIERHHSVILGQFFGHHHTDTFRMFYNSQGSPISAMFLSPGVTPWKTTLPGVKDGANNPGIRVFEYDTQTLLVKDVVTHYLNLTRANAASGRWEKEYRLTESFRLPDASPASMHQVLERMAADRCYLQRYYEFNSVSYDLSQCDGDCRADHVCAAREVDLERYERCLEKEGAAALYGGLLPVISVAASLLLAHRSI, from the exons ATGTCCACCGTGAGGCTGCTGCTCTCCTGTCTGCTTCTTAAGGAGGCTGCTACACTGGCGG GAAACTTCTGGCACATCACGGACCTGCACTGGGACCCGACGTACAAAGTGAGCGAGGATCCTCAGCGTGTGTGCGCATCGAGTGGAACCCGCCCCGCGGCCAACGCGGGGGCCTTTGGGGACTACGCGTGCGATTCGCCGTGGCTCCTTATCAACTCCTCTGTGCACGCCATGAAGGACATTCTACCTGATCCCGACTTCATCGTGTGGACAGG AGACGACACGCCACACGTACCCAACGAGGATCTGGGTGAAGAAGCAGTGCTCCACATTATAAGCAACCTCACCAACATTATAAATCAGTTGTTTCCAA ACACTAAGGTGTACCCTGCGCTGGGAAACCACGATTACCACCCTAAGAGCCAGCTTCCTGCAGGCCCGAACCACATCTACAACCGGATAGCTGAAATGTGGCAGCGCTGGTTGGATCCAAAGTCcagagaaacatttaaaacag gtggatatttctccGAAAAGTTGCTGAATCGGACAGGTTTCCGGATGCTGGTTCTCAACACCAACCTCTACTATAAGCAGAATCAGGTGACCCTGCCCCTGGACGACCCAGCAGGCCAGTTTGCCTGGGCGGACCAGGTTCTCAAAGAGGCCGCCATCAACAAAGAAAAG GTGTACATCATCGGCCATGTCCCCCCAGGTGTCTTTGAGAAGAAGAGAAGTACGCCGTGGTTCACGCCCAAGTTCAACAAGCTCTACTTGGACTTGATCGAGAGGCATCATTCAGTCATATTGGGACAGTTCTTTGGTCATCATCATACAGACACCTTCCGGATGTTCTACAACTCACAGG GCTCTCCCATCAGTGCGATGTTCCTCAGCCCGGGTGTCACACCGTGGAAGACAACACTTCCCGGAGTGAAGGACGGAGCGAACAACCCTGGGATTCGGGTTTTTGAATATGACACCCAAACGCTGCTGGTCAAA GATGTGGTGACGCACTATCTGAATCTGACTCGAGCCAACGCCGCCAGCGGGCGCTGGGAGAAGGAGTACCGCCTCACAGAGAGCTTCAGGCTGCCAGACGCCTCCCCGGCCTCCATGCACCAGGTTCTAGAGCGCATGGCCGCCGACCGCTGCTACCTGCAGAGGTACTACGAGTTCAACTCGGTCAGCTACGACCTGAGCCAGTGCGACGGCGACTGCCGCGCCGACCACGTGTGTGCAGCCAGGGAGGTGGACTTGGAGAGGTACGAGCGATGCCTGGAGAAGGAAGGGGCCGCTGCCCTCTACGGTGGGCTGCTGCCGGTCATTTCCGTGGCTGCGAGTCTGCTGCTGGCCCATCGGTCCATCTAA
- the mecr gene encoding enoyl-[acyl-carrier-protein] reductase, mitochondrial → MLLSRCLRSQKAAALFKCSSPRRDASRRDASRRDANVTFFSRSAGSAAQASKALLFRKHGDPSKVVQLEDVDLPPIGAKDVLVKMLAAPINPSDINMIQGTYAILPDLPAVGGNEGVAQILEVGGQVTSLRTGDWVIPKDAGLGTWRTVAVVAEDDVIALPCDIPLLSAATLGVNPCTAFRMLCDFEELKAGDSVIQNAANSGVGQAVIQIAAARGISTINVIRDRAEFTELSDRLKAMGGTHVIKEEALRRPDMKELFKNCPKPKLALNGVGGKSATELLRHLQYGGSMVTYGGMAKQPVTVPVSALIFKDVKVRGFWVTQWKRDHSSDGKAFAAMLDELCRLVQEGKLTPPTCTQVDLQDYSRALDAATQPFTSTKQVLIM, encoded by the exons ATGTTGCTGTCGCGCTGCTTAAGAAGCCAGAAAGCTGCGGCCCTTTTTAAATGTTCGAGCCCCCGGCGGGATGCTAGCAGGAGAGATGCTAGCAGGAGAGATGCTAACGTGACTTTCTTTAGTCGTTCAGCTGGATCTGCAGCACAGGCGAGCAAGGCTCTTCTGTTCAGGAAACACGGGGACCCTTCTAAAGTCGTCCA GTTGGAAGATGTAGACCTGCCACCCATCGGGGCAAAAGACGTCCTGGTTAAAATGCTGGCCGCGCCGATCAACCCGTCCGACATCAACATGATTCAAG GTACTTATGCCATCTTGCCTGACCTCCCGGCTGTTGGGGGCAACGAGGGAGTGGCCCAGATTTTGGAAGTCGGCGGCCAGGTGACGTCCCTCAGAACGGGAGACTGGGTCATTCCTAAAGATGCCGGTTTag GGACGTGGAGGACGGTGGCCGTTGTAGCTGAAGACGATGTCATTGCACTGCCATGTGACATCCCCCTGTTGTCTGCTGCCACACTGGGGGTGAATCCCTGCACTGCCTTCAGGATGCTCTGCGACTTTGAAGAGCTCAAAGCAG GTGACTCCGTGATCCAGAATGCAGCAAACAGTGGAGTCGGGCAGGCTGTAATTCAGATTGCTGCAGCGAGGGGAATAAGCACCATCAACGTCATCCGAGACAG GGCAGAGTTCACAGAGCTCAGTGATAGGCTGAAGGCCATGGGAGGAACGCATGTGATCAAAGAGGAGGCGCTGAGACGACCGGATATGAAGGAACTGTTCAAG AACTGTCCAAAGCCTAAACTGGCGCTTAATGGAGTCGGAGGCAAGAGTGCGACAGAGCTGCTGCGTCATCTACA ATATGGAGGATCGATGGTGACGTACGGGGGGATGGCCAAACAGCCCGTTACCGTCCCTGTG AGTGCTCTTATTTTCAAGGATGTGAAGGTTCGGGGGTTTTGGGTCACACAGTGGAAGAGGGACCACTCAAGCG ATGGAAAGGCATTCGCAGCCATGCTGGATGAACTGTGCCGGCTCGTTCAGGAGGGGAAGCTGACGCCTCCCACCTGCACCCAGGTGGACCTCCAAGACTACAGCAGAGCTCTGGACGCGGCTACGCAGCCCTTCACCTCCACTAAGCAGGTCCTGATCATGTGA